From the Manihot esculenta cultivar AM560-2 chromosome 3, M.esculenta_v8, whole genome shotgun sequence genome, one window contains:
- the LOC122723330 gene encoding putative B3 domain-containing protein At4g03170 yields the protein MEPSHDEKEAAEVLLSFKEAEDLLYFKHEKLDPITAAALEATKSSKILQGLAGSNHRVSRQQAKPQPQPRPRPQKPAAKPQPRPRPLLEKPAAATLFDTYEPPEIPPVVGLDGLIGKCSKPFEKQLTSSDVRPDQSRLTMNKADVVRCLLPLLNREEENPCQGIKVKTYDMQGNEYDMAFKLWASKVYVLTTGWKNFFMKHGLIENEDFVTIWMFRNFRTDKLCFVISSRRLPIYEPIKRRRGSQI from the coding sequence ATGGAACCCTCACATGATGAGAAGGAAGCGGCTGAGGTTCTGCTTTCCTTCAAGGAAGCTGAGGATCTTCTTTACTTTAAGCACGAAAAGCTTGACCCCATAACTGCTGCTGCTTTGGAAGCAACAAAAAGCAGCAAAATTCTTCAAGGTTTGGCTGGCAGTAACCACCGCGTGTCACGGCAGCAGGCAAAGCCACAGCCACAGCCACGACCACGGCCACAGAAACCTGCAGCAAAGCCACAGCCACGACCACGACCACTGCTAGAGAAACCTGCAGCAGCCACGTTGTTTGATACCTATGAGCCGCCTGAAATTCCTCCAGTTGTGGGTCTCGACGGGCTCATAGGGAAGTGCAGCAAGCCCTTCGAGAAGCAGCTGACTTCAAGCGACGTAAGACCTGATCAAAGCAGGCTAACTATGAACAAAGCAGACGTTGTTAGGTGTCTCTTGCCATTGTTgaacagagaagaagagaatCCCTGTCAAGGCATTAAAGTGAAAACGTATGACATGCAAGGGAATGAGTATGACATGGCGTTCAAGCTTTGGGCTTCAAAGGTTTATGTTCTAACAACAGGGTGGAAAAATTTCTTCATGAAGCATGGTTTAATAGAGAATGAAGATTTTGTTACCATATGGATGTTTCGTAATTTCCGGACGGACAAGCTTTGCTTTGTTATTAGTTCTCGAAGATTGCCAATTTACGAGCCCATCAAAAGAAGAAGAGGTAGCCAAATTTGA
- the LOC110611685 gene encoding non-specific lipid transfer protein GPI-anchored 25 — protein MTAIFTSIFASTLLFATASLLPQSPPSCIDELVAFSSCLGYVSVAPNNLTDTATSQCCDAFSKAFNSRDGNCFCYLMRQPLIFGFMLNKSRLVSLPSVCSSVNGGSVMKYRGSPELICSGSPALPSLLSTTASVPPKPYDGPDVAPSSTSMPEENAETSPTPLSFTPEPIVESQATPKPLLKPIPAPDPASLGPTPPPVVCPSPSPKAPVVPEPTPSTLPPESSITLTLTPPSPTVDTGAPTSTTGSGIRHW, from the exons ATGACTGCTATTTTTACTTCAATTTTTGCCTCCACTCTCCTCTTCGCCACTGCTTCGCTGCTCCCGCAATCACCGCCGAGTTGCATTGACGAGCTCGTCGCATTCTCCTCGTGCCTCGGCTACGTCTCCGTCGCGCCAAACAACCTGACTGATACGGCTACTTCTCAGTGTTGTGACGCCTTCTCTAAGGCTTTCAATTCCAGAGATGGTAACTGCTTCTGTTATCTTATGAGGCAGCCTCTCATCTTTGGCTTCATGCTTAACAAGTCGAGACTGGTTTCCTTGCCTTCTGTTTGTTCATCTGTGAATGGCGGCTCAGTAATGAAGTACAGAGGATCTCCGGAATTGATTTGTTCAG GATCGCCAGCGTTGCCCTCTCTCCTGAGCACAACAGCTTCTGTGCCTCCAAAACCGTATGATG GCCCAGATGTTGCGCCTTCTTCAACAAGCATGCCAGAAGAAAATGCAGAAACTTCACCCACACCGTTAAGTTTTACACCAGAACCTATTGTCGAATCGCAAGCAACACCAAAGCCCCTGCTAAAACCAATTCCTGCTCCAGATCCTGCCTCACTTGGACCAACTCCGCCACCAGTGGTTTGTCCATCTCCTAGTCCTAAAG CTCCTGTTGTTCCTGAGCCAACTCCATCCACTCTTCCACCAGAATCCAGCATTACACTAACCCTGACTCCACCATCACCAACAGTGGATACTGGAGCCCCAACATCGACTACGGGGTCCGGGATCCGCCATTGGTAA
- the LOC110611481 gene encoding probable RNA helicase SDE3 isoform X2 yields MGSIDGKWDDDEYSVIGDKGEVGFIDYQEDKSVCSYNPNEEGPIVISVPFPFIDGKPRSVFLGETVADSITIKNTTTEAVDLWTKIYASNPENSFTLSLMEPPSANGGNDGRGFLESYALEDRMLQPGDTLTVWLNCRPKEIGLYTSIVHFDVGIDSIERVVFLLAEDNISRSLASRKPYSRATRKKQFTVDTFVGGSRPVRPKGQALKKRLPRYDIPKETRELIVSKQNLDYITGVLTRQNYANYFKMLLMMEEIQMEEDMRTYDMEGVSMRKKGNFLSLMVPGLAERRPSLVHGDYIFAKIANSDETATYQGFIHRVEADEVYLKFAPAFHCHHLNGNLYDVHFTYSRLNMRRQYQAIDAAENLETELLFPSESSGNRLIETTSLVPITCSLNEEQMCSIELILGCKGAPPYVIYGPPGTGKTITIVEAILQLYRNRKDARILVCAPSNSAADHLLEKLLCKNVANIRDNEIFRLNATSRPFEDVKPNHVRFCFFDDCLFKCPPLNALTRYRIIISTYMSSCLLYSEGIGRGHFSHIFLDESGQASEPESMVPISNLCDRNTVVVLAGDPMQLGPVIYSRDAEAYGLGKSYMERLFECESYSSGDENYVTKLVRNYRCHPDILNLPSDLFYEGELIASKESTDDTTSLLSMVNLLPGRNFPVLFFGIQGCDEREGNNPSWFNRIEASKVVELINKLTAMGSLNEADIGVITPYRQQVLKLKKALDDLDMPNIQVGTVEQFQGQERKVIIVSTVRSTVRHNEFDRVHCLGFLSNPRRFNVAITRAIALLIIIGNPHIISKDPYWNKLLWYCADNDSYQGCGLPDRQDPVDEYQIQEDCVNYDNSEENPQHTEEVGRAEESFPPEIPKPVTDEAEWSDGWK; encoded by the exons ATGGGTTCGATTGATGGTAAATGGGATGATGATGAATACTCTGTTATTGGAGATAAAGGTGAAGTTGGGTTCATAGACTACCAGGAAGATAAATCTGTGTGTAGTTATAATCCAAATGAAGAGGGTCCCATCGTCATTTCTGTTCCTTTCCCCTTTATAGATGGCAAACCTCGGTCTGTGTTTCTTGGAGAAACTGTTGCGGATTCAATCACTATTAAGAACACCACCACTGAGGCTGTTGATCTATGGACCAAAATTTATGCCTCCAACCCTGAGAATTCTTTTACACTTTCTCTGATGGAGCCTCCATCGGCGAATGGTGGGAATGACGGCCGAGGTTTTTTAGAGTCTTACGCCCTAGAGGACAGAATGCTTCAACCTGGTGACACTTTAACTGTTTGGCTAAATTGCAGACCGAAGGAAATTGGCTTGTACACTTCAATTGTGCATTTTGATGTGGGAATTGATAGCATTGAGCGAGTGGTTTTTCTATTGGCTGAAGATAACATATCCAGGTCTTTGGCTTCAAGAAAGCCATATTCAAGAGCTACAAGAAAGAAGCAATTTACTGTGGATACATTTGTTGGTGGTTCACGACCTGTCAGACCCAAGGGCCAGGCATTGAAGAAAAGGCTTCCTCGTTATGATATTCCTAAGGAGACTAGAGAATTGATTGTGAGCAAGCAAAATCTTGACTATATTACTGGAGTTCTCACCAGACAGAATTATGCTAATTACtttaaaatgttgttgatgatGGAAGAAATACAAATGGAG gaaGACATGAGAACTTATGACATGGAGGGTGTTTCGATGAGGAAGAAGGGGAATTTTCTGTCCCTTATGGTCCCAGGGCTTGCTGAGCGGAGACCTTCACTTGTCCATGGAGATTACATTTTTGCCAAGATTGCTAATTCAGATGAAACCGCTACATATCAG GGCTTTATTCATCGAGTTGAGGCTGATGAAGTTTATTTGAAGTTTGCCCCTGCTTTTCACTGCCACCATTTAAATGGGAATCTGTATGATGTACATTTCACGTATAGTCGACTCAACATGAGAAGACAGTATCAGGCTATAGATGCTGCTGAAAATTTAGAGACGGAGCTCCTTTTTCCCTCTGAGAGCTCTGGAAATAGGCTTATTGAAACCACTTCTCTGGTGCCTATAACTTGTAGTCTTAATGAAGAGCAAATGTGTTCAATAGAGTTGATTCTCGGTTGCAAAGGAGCCCCGCCTTACGTCATTTATGGGCCTCCTGGTACAGGTAAAACTATTACAATAGTGGAGGCAATCCTTCAGCTTTATAGAAATCGGAAGGATGCCCGGATTCTTGTGTGTGCACCATCAAATAGTGCAGCAGATCACTTGCTGGAAAAGCTTCTCTGTAAGAATGTGGCTAATATTAGAGACAATGAAATATTCAGACTCAATGCAACTTCCCGTCCATTTGAAGATGTCAAGCCTAATCATGTTCGCTTTTGTTTTTTCGATGATTGTCTCTTTAAATGTCCCCCACTCAATGCTCTCACTCGCTATAGGATCATCATTTCAACATATATGAGCTCCTGTCTTCTTTATTCTGAGGGTATTGGGCGAGGTCACTTCTCTCATATTTTCCTGGATGAGTCTGGCCAAGCTTCAGAGCCAGAAAGCATGGTCCCTATATCCAACCTTTGTGATAGGAACACAGTTGTTGTGCTTGCTGGAGACCCCATGCAGTTGGGTCCTGTAATATACTCAAGAGATGCAGAGGCTTACGGACTGGGAAAATCATACATGGAGAGGCtctttgaatgtgaatcttacAGCAGTGGGGATGAAAATTATGTAACAAAGCTGGTTAGGAACTACCGATGTCACCCAGATATTCTAAATCTCCCATCAGATTTGTTCTATGAAGGGGAATTAATTGCAAGCAAAGAGTCTACAGATGATACAACTTCCTTATTGTCTATGGTAAATCTTCTTCCAGGCAGGAACTTTCCTGTTCTCTTCTTTGGTATACAAGGCTGTGATGAGAGGGAGGGTAATAATCCATCATGGTTTAATCGAATTGAAGCAAGCAAGGTAGTGGAGCTCATAAACAAACTCACTGCAATGGGAAGTTTGAATGAGGCTGATATTGGGGTTATTACACCTTATAGGCAGCAAGTACTCAAACTAAAGAAGGCGTTGGATGATTTGGATATGCCAAATATCCAAGTTGGCACAGTGGAACAATTTCAAggacaagaaaggaaagttatTATTGTCTCAACTGTTAGATCAACAGTCAGACACAATGAGTTTGACAGAGTCCATTGTTTGGGTTTTCTGAGCAACCCGAGAAGGTTTAATGTGGCTATTACCCGGGCCATAGCTTTACTTATCATTATTGGCAACCCACACATTATCAGCAAG GACCCATACTGGAATAAGCTTTTATGGTATTGTGCAGACAATGACTCCTATCAGGGTTGTGGTCTCCCAGACAGACAGGATCCTGTTGATGAGTATCAAATACAGGAGGATTGTGTCAACTATGACAACAGTGAAGAAAACCCTCAGCACACCGAAGAGGTTGGACGGGCTGAAGAGTCCTTTCCACCAGAAATTCCAAAACCAGTTACAGATGAAGCTGAGTGGTCTGATGGTTGGAAGTAG
- the LOC110611481 gene encoding probable RNA helicase SDE3 isoform X1: protein MMGSIDGKWDDDEYSVIGDKGEVGFIDYQEDKSVCSYNPNEEGPIVISVPFPFIDGKPRSVFLGETVADSITIKNTTTEAVDLWTKIYASNPENSFTLSLMEPPSANGGNDGRGFLESYALEDRMLQPGDTLTVWLNCRPKEIGLYTSIVHFDVGIDSIERVVFLLAEDNISRSLASRKPYSRATRKKQFTVDTFVGGSRPVRPKGQALKKRLPRYDIPKETRELIVSKQNLDYITGVLTRQNYANYFKMLLMMEEIQMEEDMRTYDMEGVSMRKKGNFLSLMVPGLAERRPSLVHGDYIFAKIANSDETATYQGFIHRVEADEVYLKFAPAFHCHHLNGNLYDVHFTYSRLNMRRQYQAIDAAENLETELLFPSESSGNRLIETTSLVPITCSLNEEQMCSIELILGCKGAPPYVIYGPPGTGKTITIVEAILQLYRNRKDARILVCAPSNSAADHLLEKLLCKNVANIRDNEIFRLNATSRPFEDVKPNHVRFCFFDDCLFKCPPLNALTRYRIIISTYMSSCLLYSEGIGRGHFSHIFLDESGQASEPESMVPISNLCDRNTVVVLAGDPMQLGPVIYSRDAEAYGLGKSYMERLFECESYSSGDENYVTKLVRNYRCHPDILNLPSDLFYEGELIASKESTDDTTSLLSMVNLLPGRNFPVLFFGIQGCDEREGNNPSWFNRIEASKVVELINKLTAMGSLNEADIGVITPYRQQVLKLKKALDDLDMPNIQVGTVEQFQGQERKVIIVSTVRSTVRHNEFDRVHCLGFLSNPRRFNVAITRAIALLIIIGNPHIISKDPYWNKLLWYCADNDSYQGCGLPDRQDPVDEYQIQEDCVNYDNSEENPQHTEEVGRAEESFPPEIPKPVTDEAEWSDGWK, encoded by the exons TGATGGGTTCGATTGATGGTAAATGGGATGATGATGAATACTCTGTTATTGGAGATAAAGGTGAAGTTGGGTTCATAGACTACCAGGAAGATAAATCTGTGTGTAGTTATAATCCAAATGAAGAGGGTCCCATCGTCATTTCTGTTCCTTTCCCCTTTATAGATGGCAAACCTCGGTCTGTGTTTCTTGGAGAAACTGTTGCGGATTCAATCACTATTAAGAACACCACCACTGAGGCTGTTGATCTATGGACCAAAATTTATGCCTCCAACCCTGAGAATTCTTTTACACTTTCTCTGATGGAGCCTCCATCGGCGAATGGTGGGAATGACGGCCGAGGTTTTTTAGAGTCTTACGCCCTAGAGGACAGAATGCTTCAACCTGGTGACACTTTAACTGTTTGGCTAAATTGCAGACCGAAGGAAATTGGCTTGTACACTTCAATTGTGCATTTTGATGTGGGAATTGATAGCATTGAGCGAGTGGTTTTTCTATTGGCTGAAGATAACATATCCAGGTCTTTGGCTTCAAGAAAGCCATATTCAAGAGCTACAAGAAAGAAGCAATTTACTGTGGATACATTTGTTGGTGGTTCACGACCTGTCAGACCCAAGGGCCAGGCATTGAAGAAAAGGCTTCCTCGTTATGATATTCCTAAGGAGACTAGAGAATTGATTGTGAGCAAGCAAAATCTTGACTATATTACTGGAGTTCTCACCAGACAGAATTATGCTAATTACtttaaaatgttgttgatgatGGAAGAAATACAAATGGAG gaaGACATGAGAACTTATGACATGGAGGGTGTTTCGATGAGGAAGAAGGGGAATTTTCTGTCCCTTATGGTCCCAGGGCTTGCTGAGCGGAGACCTTCACTTGTCCATGGAGATTACATTTTTGCCAAGATTGCTAATTCAGATGAAACCGCTACATATCAG GGCTTTATTCATCGAGTTGAGGCTGATGAAGTTTATTTGAAGTTTGCCCCTGCTTTTCACTGCCACCATTTAAATGGGAATCTGTATGATGTACATTTCACGTATAGTCGACTCAACATGAGAAGACAGTATCAGGCTATAGATGCTGCTGAAAATTTAGAGACGGAGCTCCTTTTTCCCTCTGAGAGCTCTGGAAATAGGCTTATTGAAACCACTTCTCTGGTGCCTATAACTTGTAGTCTTAATGAAGAGCAAATGTGTTCAATAGAGTTGATTCTCGGTTGCAAAGGAGCCCCGCCTTACGTCATTTATGGGCCTCCTGGTACAGGTAAAACTATTACAATAGTGGAGGCAATCCTTCAGCTTTATAGAAATCGGAAGGATGCCCGGATTCTTGTGTGTGCACCATCAAATAGTGCAGCAGATCACTTGCTGGAAAAGCTTCTCTGTAAGAATGTGGCTAATATTAGAGACAATGAAATATTCAGACTCAATGCAACTTCCCGTCCATTTGAAGATGTCAAGCCTAATCATGTTCGCTTTTGTTTTTTCGATGATTGTCTCTTTAAATGTCCCCCACTCAATGCTCTCACTCGCTATAGGATCATCATTTCAACATATATGAGCTCCTGTCTTCTTTATTCTGAGGGTATTGGGCGAGGTCACTTCTCTCATATTTTCCTGGATGAGTCTGGCCAAGCTTCAGAGCCAGAAAGCATGGTCCCTATATCCAACCTTTGTGATAGGAACACAGTTGTTGTGCTTGCTGGAGACCCCATGCAGTTGGGTCCTGTAATATACTCAAGAGATGCAGAGGCTTACGGACTGGGAAAATCATACATGGAGAGGCtctttgaatgtgaatcttacAGCAGTGGGGATGAAAATTATGTAACAAAGCTGGTTAGGAACTACCGATGTCACCCAGATATTCTAAATCTCCCATCAGATTTGTTCTATGAAGGGGAATTAATTGCAAGCAAAGAGTCTACAGATGATACAACTTCCTTATTGTCTATGGTAAATCTTCTTCCAGGCAGGAACTTTCCTGTTCTCTTCTTTGGTATACAAGGCTGTGATGAGAGGGAGGGTAATAATCCATCATGGTTTAATCGAATTGAAGCAAGCAAGGTAGTGGAGCTCATAAACAAACTCACTGCAATGGGAAGTTTGAATGAGGCTGATATTGGGGTTATTACACCTTATAGGCAGCAAGTACTCAAACTAAAGAAGGCGTTGGATGATTTGGATATGCCAAATATCCAAGTTGGCACAGTGGAACAATTTCAAggacaagaaaggaaagttatTATTGTCTCAACTGTTAGATCAACAGTCAGACACAATGAGTTTGACAGAGTCCATTGTTTGGGTTTTCTGAGCAACCCGAGAAGGTTTAATGTGGCTATTACCCGGGCCATAGCTTTACTTATCATTATTGGCAACCCACACATTATCAGCAAG GACCCATACTGGAATAAGCTTTTATGGTATTGTGCAGACAATGACTCCTATCAGGGTTGTGGTCTCCCAGACAGACAGGATCCTGTTGATGAGTATCAAATACAGGAGGATTGTGTCAACTATGACAACAGTGAAGAAAACCCTCAGCACACCGAAGAGGTTGGACGGGCTGAAGAGTCCTTTCCACCAGAAATTCCAAAACCAGTTACAGATGAAGCTGAGTGGTCTGATGGTTGGAAGTAG